The Desulfovibrio fairfieldensis sequence GGCCGGTGAATCTGATCTGGTTCGTGCTCAAGTGCCTGGGCCTGATGCTGGTTTCGCTGACCTTGGTCAAATCGGCCACCGGGCGTTTCCGCATTGACCAGGCCTTCCGCTTCTATGTGACGGTACCCACGGCGCTCGCGCTGTGCAGTCTGATCCTGGTCTGGGTGATGTAAGGAGGCCGCTGTGGCTTTGGACAATCTGCTCAAAAAACTTTCCGTGCGCTCGCCGTGGCTGTTCCGGATCAATGCCGGTTCCTGCAACGGCTGCGACGTGGAACTCGCCACCACGGCCTGCATTCCGCGTTACGACGTGGAGCGCCTGGGCTGTAAATACTGCGGCAGCCCCCGACACGCGGACATTGTACTGATTACCGGCCCCCTGACCACCAGGGTGCGCGACCGCGTGCTCCGGGTCTGGCATGAAATACCCGAACCCAAGGTGACCGTGGCCGTGGGCATCTGCCCCATTTCCGGCGGCGTCTTCCGCGAGGGCTATTCCATTGAAGGGCCCATTGACCGTTATTTGCCGGTGGACGTGAACGTGCCCGGCTGCCCGCCGCGCCCGCAGGCCATTCTGGAAGGCGTGGTGCTGGCGCGCTCCATCTGGCTCAAGAAACTGGGCCTGGAGGAATAAATGACCGCGTTGCGGCTGGCCTTGCGGCAGACCTTCGAGCGCCTGCGGGCCGCGTGGGCCGACAACGGGCAAATCTGTCGGCGTTGCGGCGTCTGCCATCATGTCTGCGGCCTGCTGCGACGCCCCAAGCCGCGTAACGACGCCAAGGTTCTGGAGGAATAATATGGCGGGCTTTCTGAAAGTTCTGTTCCGCAATCTGCTGGAGGGCCCGAGCACCGATCCCTTCCCGCTGGGCGAAACATTCACGCCGGCGCGCCTGCGCGGCCGGGCCAAAGTGGATCCCACCCTCTGCATGGGCTGCGGCGTCTGCCGCCACGTCTGCGCGGCCGGGGCCATCAATATCACCCATCTGCCGGACGGCAGCGGCTACACCATCACCATCTGGCAGAATTCCTGCTGCCTGTGCGCCTCCTGCCGCCATTACTGCCCCACCGGGGCCATGAGCATCAGCACGGACTGGCACTCGGCCCATCCGGAAGAGGAAAAGTTCGACCGCCTGGAGCAGCACACCATCAAGTACGAGCCCTGCGCCCACTGCGGCACGCTGATGCGGCCCGTTCCGGCGCATCTGGCCAAGCGCCTGTACGCCAAAAATCCGGACATCGACCCGGAGCTGATCCGCCACCTCTGCCCCAAGTGCCGCCAGATCGAGGACGCCAAGCGCAATGCCTGCGTGCTGCCCGCCCACACTGAGGACAAGCCGGAACAGCGCGTGACCTCGGCCGCGCCCACCAGGGAATAAGAGACGAGCGGAAACCGCAAAGGATACAGTATGCAAGACATTATCCGGGGCGACGCGCGGATCATTGAGGACATTTCGGCCCTCTGCACCGACAGCGACGCCATTCATCACAGCATCGACAGCTTCGGCAACGCCTTTCATTGGTTCCGGCTGGACACGCCGCGCCAGCTGCCGCAGGCCGCCGCAATACTGCGGAAAACCGGGGCGCGCCTGGCCATGGTCACGGCCTACAACCGCCGCCAGCTGAGCGAGCCCATGCAGGAAGTCTGCTACCATTTCGAACTGAAAGGCGTCATCTACAACCTCACGGTGACGCTTAACGGCGAGTGGCCCACCGTGCCCTCCATCACCCCGCTGTTCGCCAATGCCGACTGGCACGAACGCGAAATGATGGAGCTGTACGGCATCCAGGTCACGGATCATCCCGATCCGCGCCGCCTCTTCCTGGACGAGGAACTGGACGCGGGCATTCTCAACGAGGCCGTGCCCCTGTCCATCATGATGAACGGGGCCTGCACCACCGACCTCTGGGAACGCATTCTGAAAGACAAGGAGAAGCGGCCATGAGCAGCACCTTCACCATGCCTCTGGGCCCGGTGCATGTGGCCTTGGAGGAGCCGGTCTACTTTCGCCTCACGGTGGAGGGCGAAACCGTGCGCAACGTGGAGCTGACCTCGGGCCACGTGCATCGCGGCATGGAGGCCATGGCCACCCAGCGCAATCTGATCAAGAACACCACTCTCACCGAACGGGTCTGTTCGCTCTGTTCCAACAGCCATTCCTTCACCTACTGCATGTCCGTGGAGAACGTGCTGGGCATCACCATTCCGGAGCGGGCGCGCTATCTGCGCGTGCTGGCCGAGGAAATCAAGCGCGTGGCCTCGCATCTGTTCAATACCGCCATCCAGGCCCATATCATCGGCTTCAAGTCCCTGTTCATGCACGTCATGGAAGTGCGCGAAATGATGCAGGACGTGAAGGAAACCGTGTACGGCAACCGCATGAACCTGGCCTCCAACTGCATCGGCGGCGTCAAATGCGATGTGGAACGCGACATGCTGGACTACATCCTGGGCATGATCGCCAAAGTGGAGCCCGCAGTGGATGAAATCCGCGAAATTTACGACACCAACAGCCTGGTGCTGGCCCGTACCAAGGGCCTGGGCCTGCTGCCCAAGGAAGACGCCGTGCGCCTGGGCGTGGTGGGCCCGGTGGCGCGCGGTTCCGGCGTTGTCATCGACGTGCGCAAGGATTCGCCCTACGCCGCCTATCCCGAACTGAACTTTGACATGATCACCTCCGAAGGCTGCTGCATCCATTCCCGGACCATGGTGCGCCTGAACGAGATCTTTGAATCCTTTAAACTGATCCGCCAGTGCTGCGAACGCGTGCCTGACGGCCCGGTGACCGCGCCCATGCGCCAGATCCGCACGGCCGAGGCCTGCGCCCGCTCCGAAGCCCCGCGCGGCGAGGTTTTTTATTACATCCGCACCAACGGCACGGACATGCCCGCGCGGCTCAAGTGGCGCGTGCCCTCGTACATGAACTGGGAAGCCCTGGGCGTGATGATGCGCGACTGCAAGGTGGCGGACGTGGCGCTGATTACCAACAGCATTGATCCGTGCGTTTCCTGCACGGAACGCTGACAGCGGGGTTTTTCCCCGCCGGCTGCGTCAAACAGCGCGGCATGCCTCGGTCACATAGACGGCTATGCTCCGCTTCGGCGCGCCGCTTGTTTTCCTTGCCGGCGGGAAAAGCCTCCACTGTCAGGAAAAAACGGTAAAAGGAAATACATGCATGAGGCCAGCCTTGTACAAGGCCTGCTGGACATGGCCCTGAAAGCCGTGGAGGAGCACAACGCGGCCCATCCCGACAACCGCGCGCTGCGGATTCAGGAAATCACCTGCGAACTGGGCCTGATCGCCTGTGTGGAGGCCCAGACCCTGACCGCCTGTTTTGAACTTTTTGCCGAAGGCAGCTTGGCCGAAGGCGCGACGCTCACGCTCAACACCGCGCCTCTGGCCTGCCGCTGTGAAAACTGCGGCCACGCCTTCAGCCTGACACAACGCCGTTTCGTCTGCCCGGCCTGCGGCAGCGAAAACATCCACTTCAACGGAGGGCACGGGCTTACGCTCCAGTCCCTGCGCGTTGAATCCGAGGAAACGGACCATGCTTGAACACATTCAGGTCGTACCCGATAAATGCCGCGCCTGCCGCCGTTGCGAGGTGGCCTGCATCGCCGCCCACCACGGCATGTCCTTCAAGGAAGCCATGAAGCACCGCGACGTGCTGGTCGCGCGCGTGCAAGTGGTTAAAGCCGAAGGCTTCAAAACCACGGTGCGCTGCCACCAGTGTGATCCCGCGCCCTGCTGCAACGTCTGTCCCACCGGCGCGCTGCAGCAGGAGGAGGACGGCCGCATCACCATGCGCGTCCAGTTCTGCGTGGCCTGCAAGATGTGCATCGCGGCCTGTCCTTATGGCACCATTTCCCTGGATACCATCGGCATGCCCGATCTGAGCGGCAGCGACGCGGAAACCCTTGCCCAGAGGGCCCGCCGGGAAGTGGCCGTGCGTTGCGACATGTGCCGCGCCTGGCGCGAGGAAAACGGCAAAAAGATCACGGCCTGCATGGAGGCCTGCCCGGTGCGCGCCCTGTCCATGGTGGAGCCGGACGGCACGGTGGTGGAAGTCCCCCAGCCTGAGAAAAAACCCGTGGCCGAGGCCAAGGCGTCCCCCACGGAAACGCCAGGCGAGGGGGCTCAGGCGTAGCTTCGGAAGGGCGCGCAGCAAGGCTGATAAATCCTGTTGACAGGCGGGGACAAACTCCTTAGTGGCTGACTCAGAAAGATGTGACCTTCGTCACGCTTCGTTTGACCGGCATGCATGCCGGATACGGCGGAGTCGGTAACTCCGGCCGCATAGGGATTTTCCCTTCAAAAACATTTTCCCTTATGTATAAGGGGGAATCTGTATGTTGTTTTCCAAAACCCTTGCCCGTTGCCTTGTCCTGGCCTGTGCTCTCTCCATCTCCTGCGCGGGCGTTGCTTTTGCGGCTCCGCAGCAGGGCGCGGCCAAAGCTCCGGCCGCTTCCACAGCCAAAGCCCCGGCGCACAAGCCCGGCGCGGCCGTGAAGAAACCCGTCAAACACGCTCCCAAGGCCGCCAAGCCCGCCGCCAAGCAGCCGGTGAAAGCGCCTGAAACCGAAGAATAGACAACCTTCACCCGAACCATCAGCCCCCGGTCCTCCTGTTCAGGAGAGCCGGGGGCTTTTTTTCAGCGACCATACCCGCAATGGCCCTTGAGCAGATGCATTTTGAAATTCTACAAATTTCAAAGTTGACATTCAGGCGAAAAACATGATTTTCGCCTGAATCCACGCCGCGTTGCTCTCGATGCCTGTACGCCCTTTGGGCTACAGGCACGGCCCTACGGGCCGCCCGTCGGGTCGGTCTTCGCGGCGCGCCTCACCGTGTTCGGCGTTAGGGCCTGTTAACGCTATAGAATTTTTGTTCGCCTGCAAGCAAGATAAACCTGCTTTGAGGGAGTGTACTCTTCTGGTACTCGACCGAAAAAGCAGGTGAAATCTGACGCAGCAGGAGGGCAAAAAGGCATAGCGTTAACAGGTCCTAGAGCATTTCAACGTTGAAATGCCCTAATGCACCCGTCACTCCCGGTTACCACCACCACTTCTGGGGATAGCGCCGCCGCGCGCCCAGATTGTTGGTCAGCAGGGCCAGCAACAGCATGCAGCAGGCCCCCGCGCCGCACGGCAGAAGCACATACCAGTAGCCCAGGCGGTGGATGTCCGCCCCGCCGATGACCGCGATCAGCGCCGTGGCCCCGCCGGGTGGATGCAGGGTTTTGGTGACGCACATCAGGGCAATGGCGGTGGACACGGCCAACGCCGCGGCCGCCGTGGGCTCCTGCCCCAGGAGCAGCTGGCAGCTGACGCCCACCAGCGCCGAAAGCAGATGTCCTCCCACCAGATTGCGCGGCTGGGCCAGCGGGCTTTCAGGCGCGCCGAAGGCCAGGACCGCCGAAGCCCCGAACGAGCCGATGAGCAAGGGCAAATTCCATTCCTGGGCGCACGCGCGTTCCAGCCAGGCCAGGCAGGCAATGGAAAGGGCACTGCCCAACCAGGCCCAGCCCACGTCGCTCCAGGTTGTCCGCGCGGATGCCCGCGCGCCGCCCAGGCGGCTCAGTACCCGTGTCATTCCGGTCATATCCCCTCCCCAGGAGCTGTGACGCATTTCATGCGTATGAACACTGCTCTATACCCGCGCCAGAGCCAGAAACACCGCATGCAGCGAGGCCAGCAGGGCGATGAAGGAGTTTTCCACCGCCGGGCCGTGTTTTTTTGTACCGTACAAGCCGAGAGAAAGCGCGTTCCGGCGGCAGGCCGCCAGACAGTCCCGGCAGAGGGTGCATGTGGAACCGGGCGTCTCCTGATCCAGGCGTTCCGGCGTCATGGCCCCATAACGGCAGGCCCGCGCGCAGGCTCCGCAGCGGTTGCACGCGCCCGTGCGGCGGACGCGCCAGAGCGACAGCCGCCCCAGCCCGCTCGCGACCAGGCCCAGCGGGCAGACGCCCAGGCAATAGGTTCCGAAACCCAGCTTACGGCTGAACAGTCCGGCGCAGCACGGCAAGAGCAGGCCCAGCAACAGGCCGCAGGCCAGGGCCACCCCCAACGGAGCCCCGGCCAGGCGCAGCAACACGGGCGTCAGCAAGGTCAGCGCCAGCACGACCAGACGCAGCCGGGGCAGCCAGGCCGGTACCGGGCGCACGCGCCCCCGGGCCGCCGTGCCCGCGTCCCAGACGCCGAAATAGCAGAGCTGGCTGCACCAGGCCGCGCCCGCCAGCAACACGGCGACGCCGAAAAGAATCAGCATGAAATAGCCCCCGCCCCGGTACAACGGCGCGGCCAAAATCACGCCGGGCACGGGCAGATGCAGGTTGCCGCTGAGCAGAAAACGCCCGTCCAGGGTGAGGCCCAGCAACAATTGGCCGAAAAAGACCAGGGAAAACAGCCGCCAGGTCCAGAGCCGGGCGGCAACGGCCGTGTGCCGGTCAGACAGCCGCCCCGCCACCCAGGCCGCCCAGAGGCCGGGCAAAAAGACCTGGGCCAAGCCCCAGCCGGGCGCGAAGCGCTCCAGCACAAAGAGGCCCGGCGCCAGAGCCCAGGCCGCGGCCAGAATGCCGGTGGTCAGTCCCAGGGCCGCCAGTTGCGCGCCCGCGCTGCTTTCCCGGCGGGCATAGCGCGCCCGCGCCCGCTCGCTCAGCAACGGCAGGACGGCCAGGGCGGTGAACAGGGCCACGCCCAGAAGAATGGCGGCCAATCGGTGCCAGGGCTGGTCCATGAACTGGCGTACCTGGACGAACTGGCTTGTGGTCCAGATCCAGCGGGCAGCCAGCAGGGGCAGGACCAGCAGCAGGACCCGGCGCACCCAGGCCTCGCGAGTCCAGGCCAGCAGGGCCAGCAGAACGCAGCCCAGGGTCAGGGCGGGCAGGCCGGCCCGCCAGAAGTGCGCACCGGCCGGCAGCAGCGCCAGGGCTGCGGGCAAGGGACAAAGACGGGCGCTTGCGGTCATGGACATCTCGGACAGCTCCTTGACTGAAATTCCAGCCCGGCGTGCTGAGGCGACGCGCAAGGCGCAGTGCCGGAATCCCTGCCGAAACGGGTCGGCGGGAGGCAGCGGGCAAAGGCCTTGGCGTAGCCCCTCAAGCGGGCCCGCAGTGCGTCAGGACGGTTTTAAACGGGCTCGGGGCTCGTCGCTCCCTCCGGCAGACAGCGCTTGCCGGTCAGGGACAGGATGTCGATACGGATGACGGCCACCCGGCGGACATTGGCGTCCGGCGCGGGGCGCGGGCAACGGGCGGCATAGCGTTCCGCCAGGCTGTCCAGGGCCAGACGCTTTTCCTCCGTGTCCTCGACCAGAGAGGCGCGGCCCGTGCCGCAGATGGATTTGTAGTAGGTGGAGGATTTTTCGCGGTCGATCCGCACGTCCGCCGCCAGGCTGAAGGCCACGCGGCCGTCCTTGCGGATCAAATCCAACTTGGTGCCTTCCGGAGCGCTGTGCAGATAGATGCGCTGGTCCAGACGCACGAAATTAAGCGAAATCAGATAGGGGAAGTCCCCATTGTTAAGGGCCAGAAACAGTTCTTCGGCCTTGGCGAAGACCTCGTCAAAAAAAGCCGGTTCAGAACACTCGCGTTTGCTCAGGCGCATACCTCTCTCCTTTTACGGGAATCAATGCTTCAAACAGTTGTGTAACGGCGCGCGCAAAACACGCCTGCGCTTCGTTCGGCAGAGCATTTCACACCTGAAACGCTCCGGCCCGACATGCAATCAATCCGCAAGGCACCGCTGCCAGCGCCGCCCGGCTTCCGCCAGATCCGCCGTATCGGGATGGCGGGCGGCCTCCTCCAGCCGGGCGCGGCGTTCCGGCGTCATGGGATGGCGGCCTTTTTGCCGCGAAATTTCCAGAATTTTCGGATCGACCCGGCCTTGGCACAGGAAGCCGTCCAGCACCGTATTGCCGCCCTCTTCCAGCAGGGCCCGCGCGCCTTCCGCGCAGCGCCGGGCATGCGGCGAATCCGGCCAGGCTCCCAGGGTTCCGAAAAAAAAGACTTTCTTGCCGAGCACGCGGCGCATGTATCCTTGCGTCCTGGCGTCGGCCTGGCCCAGGCGTACCCAGAACCCCAGGGCCAGCAGGTCGTAATCATCAGGGTCCGGCGCCTCACGCACGGGGAAGCAGGGCGCGCCGGAAGCGGCGGCCAGGGCTTCAGCCACCTTACGGGTATTGCCCGTGACTGAGGAATAAATGATGCAACTTTTCATATTCTGTGTTCCCGCAGCGTAGCGCATGGATGTTAGCTATCGGCCAATTTTTGCAGCCCCGCCCGGTCCAGCAGGAGCACGCGGCGGCGTTCAACGCTGATCAGGCCGTTGGCGGCCAGCCGGCTCAGTTCCCGGCTCAGGCTCTCGCGGCTGATGCCGACCAGACGCGCCAGAATTTCACGGCTGACGCCGAGATCCAGCGCGTCGGTCTTTTCCATTTTCGACCGGTGCAGCAGCCAGGCCGCCACCCGGCGGGAAGCGGAAATCCTCCCCTGCGACCCGGCCAGCTTGTTAATGAACAGGCGCTGGCGCAGGGAAAGCGCCGCGATCAGGCCCAGGCCCAGCGCCGCGTTGCCGCGCAGGACAGCCAGCAGGGCGCGCTTGTCCAGCCAGAGCAGGCGGCCCTCCCGGACGCCCATTGCCGAAGCGGGCAAACCGCCCTCATAAAACAGCACGCCCGCGTCCAGAAGGCGGCCGGGCCGCACCAGATGCAGCACGCATTCCCGGCCACGGGGCGCGCTGCGGGACAATTTGACCAGGCCGGAGAGCAGAAAGGCGGGGTCCGCGCTTTCCTGGCCTTCCCGGAACAACACCTCGCCCTTGGCAAAGGCCCGCAAGCGAGCGTGTCCGGCCAGGGCCAGGCGCTCCTCCGGACGCAACACGGCGAAAAGTCCGTTGCCGAGAGCCGTCAGAACGGCCTGTTGTGCAGGTTCTTTCAAGGGTGATTCCGGCATGGCGTCAATCTTTAGATAATTTTAACTTTGAGAATGCACGTTCCCAAAGTTTTTAGAGCGGGTTGATATTGAAAATATCTCAACGCGCTGTGCGGATTTTCCGTGAAAATCCGCACTACGAAATTATCGCAAGGCGAATTTACTTCGCCGTTAAGCGATAATTTCAAGCACAAATTGCTCGAAGACTCGCTAACGGACGAGGCAACCGCGCAAATAAATTGCACTTACGCCTATCTCTGCTATCGTCATCCGTAAGGCGGCATAGCCGCCTTACGGATGACACGCGTGGCGGGCGCCTGCTCACGCTGCCGCCAGAGCAATTTCAAAGTGAAATCGCTTTACATCATCGCCGGGCGGCTCCCCGGAGCCGCCCGACAACTGCCGACGTTACTTCAGAATGGCCGCCAAATCCTCATCCGGGGTGCTGATGGGACGGATGCCCCACTTCTCTACCAGGATATTCAGAATG is a genomic window containing:
- a CDS encoding NADH-quinone oxidoreductase subunit B family protein produces the protein MALDNLLKKLSVRSPWLFRINAGSCNGCDVELATTACIPRYDVERLGCKYCGSPRHADIVLITGPLTTRVRDRVLRVWHEIPEPKVTVAVGICPISGGVFREGYSIEGPIDRYLPVDVNVPGCPPRPQAILEGVVLARSIWLKKLGLEE
- a CDS encoding hydrogenase, with the translated sequence MAGFLKVLFRNLLEGPSTDPFPLGETFTPARLRGRAKVDPTLCMGCGVCRHVCAAGAINITHLPDGSGYTITIWQNSCCLCASCRHYCPTGAMSISTDWHSAHPEEEKFDRLEQHTIKYEPCAHCGTLMRPVPAHLAKRLYAKNPDIDPELIRHLCPKCRQIEDAKRNACVLPAHTEDKPEQRVTSAAPTRE
- a CDS encoding NADH-quinone oxidoreductase subunit C, translating into MQDIIRGDARIIEDISALCTDSDAIHHSIDSFGNAFHWFRLDTPRQLPQAAAILRKTGARLAMVTAYNRRQLSEPMQEVCYHFELKGVIYNLTVTLNGEWPTVPSITPLFANADWHEREMMELYGIQVTDHPDPRRLFLDEELDAGILNEAVPLSIMMNGACTTDLWERILKDKEKRP
- a CDS encoding nickel-dependent hydrogenase large subunit — translated: MSSTFTMPLGPVHVALEEPVYFRLTVEGETVRNVELTSGHVHRGMEAMATQRNLIKNTTLTERVCSLCSNSHSFTYCMSVENVLGITIPERARYLRVLAEEIKRVASHLFNTAIQAHIIGFKSLFMHVMEVREMMQDVKETVYGNRMNLASNCIGGVKCDVERDMLDYILGMIAKVEPAVDEIREIYDTNSLVLARTKGLGLLPKEDAVRLGVVGPVARGSGVVIDVRKDSPYAAYPELNFDMITSEGCCIHSRTMVRLNEIFESFKLIRQCCERVPDGPVTAPMRQIRTAEACARSEAPRGEVFYYIRTNGTDMPARLKWRVPSYMNWEALGVMMRDCKVADVALITNSIDPCVSCTER
- a CDS encoding hydrogenase maturation nickel metallochaperone HypA, with the protein product MHEASLVQGLLDMALKAVEEHNAAHPDNRALRIQEITCELGLIACVEAQTLTACFELFAEGSLAEGATLTLNTAPLACRCENCGHAFSLTQRRFVCPACGSENIHFNGGHGLTLQSLRVESEETDHA
- a CDS encoding 4Fe-4S dicluster domain-containing protein translates to MLEHIQVVPDKCRACRRCEVACIAAHHGMSFKEAMKHRDVLVARVQVVKAEGFKTTVRCHQCDPAPCCNVCPTGALQQEEDGRITMRVQFCVACKMCIAACPYGTISLDTIGMPDLSGSDAETLAQRARREVAVRCDMCRAWREENGKKITACMEACPVRALSMVEPDGTVVEVPQPEKKPVAEAKASPTETPGEGAQA
- a CDS encoding HPP family protein, whose amino-acid sequence is MTRVLSRLGGARASARTTWSDVGWAWLGSALSIACLAWLERACAQEWNLPLLIGSFGASAVLAFGAPESPLAQPRNLVGGHLLSALVGVSCQLLLGQEPTAAAALAVSTAIALMCVTKTLHPPGGATALIAVIGGADIHRLGYWYVLLPCGAGACCMLLLALLTNNLGARRRYPQKWWW
- a CDS encoding 4Fe-4S dicluster domain-containing protein, giving the protein MSMTASARLCPLPAALALLPAGAHFWRAGLPALTLGCVLLALLAWTREAWVRRVLLLVLPLLAARWIWTTSQFVQVRQFMDQPWHRLAAILLGVALFTALAVLPLLSERARARYARRESSAGAQLAALGLTTGILAAAWALAPGLFVLERFAPGWGLAQVFLPGLWAAWVAGRLSDRHTAVAARLWTWRLFSLVFFGQLLLGLTLDGRFLLSGNLHLPVPGVILAAPLYRGGGYFMLILFGVAVLLAGAAWCSQLCYFGVWDAGTAARGRVRPVPAWLPRLRLVVLALTLLTPVLLRLAGAPLGVALACGLLLGLLLPCCAGLFSRKLGFGTYCLGVCPLGLVASGLGRLSLWRVRRTGACNRCGACARACRYGAMTPERLDQETPGSTCTLCRDCLAACRRNALSLGLYGTKKHGPAVENSFIALLASLHAVFLALARV
- a CDS encoding pyridoxamine 5'-phosphate oxidase family protein → MRLSKRECSEPAFFDEVFAKAEELFLALNNGDFPYLISLNFVRLDQRIYLHSAPEGTKLDLIRKDGRVAFSLAADVRIDREKSSTYYKSICGTGRASLVEDTEEKRLALDSLAERYAARCPRPAPDANVRRVAVIRIDILSLTGKRCLPEGATSPEPV
- a CDS encoding flavodoxin family protein, with protein sequence MKSCIIYSSVTGNTRKVAEALAAASGAPCFPVREAPDPDDYDLLALGFWVRLGQADARTQGYMRRVLGKKVFFFGTLGAWPDSPHARRCAEGARALLEEGGNTVLDGFLCQGRVDPKILEISRQKGRHPMTPERRARLEEAARHPDTADLAEAGRRWQRCLAD
- a CDS encoding Crp/Fnr family transcriptional regulator; translated protein: MKEPAQQAVLTALGNGLFAVLRPEERLALAGHARLRAFAKGEVLFREGQESADPAFLLSGLVKLSRSAPRGRECVLHLVRPGRLLDAGVLFYEGGLPASAMGVREGRLLWLDKRALLAVLRGNAALGLGLIAALSLRQRLFINKLAGSQGRISASRRVAAWLLHRSKMEKTDALDLGVSREILARLVGISRESLSRELSRLAANGLISVERRRVLLLDRAGLQKLADS